A region of Bacillus solimangrovi DNA encodes the following proteins:
- a CDS encoding NAD(P)H-dependent oxidoreductase, whose protein sequence is MSKIFIVNGHEYYDFSPGRLNSTMIQKMIQEFKKHNHEIKTTIVQEGYNIKEEQEKFNWADVIIYQSPVHSFNLPLLFLKYFSELLKHFVTLDTEYGHGGLLQGKKYMFSLTMNAPEYSFGNKEKFFDGKSIDDLFFHVHKLQQFTGMTPLPTFALYDVMHNPDIDVYLSKLQKHLQQTFTLSEIQNI, encoded by the coding sequence ATGAGCAAAATTTTTATCGTAAATGGACATGAGTATTATGATTTCTCTCCTGGTAGGCTAAACAGCACTATGATTCAGAAAATGATCCAAGAATTTAAAAAACATAATCATGAAATAAAAACTACAATAGTCCAAGAAGGTTACAATATTAAGGAAGAGCAAGAAAAATTCAATTGGGCGGATGTCATTATTTATCAAAGTCCCGTGCATTCCTTTAATTTACCGTTACTTTTTTTAAAATATTTTAGCGAGCTACTAAAACATTTTGTAACCCTCGATACTGAGTATGGTCATGGTGGTTTGTTACAAGGAAAAAAATACATGTTTTCACTTACTATGAATGCCCCTGAATATTCATTTGGTAATAAAGAAAAATTTTTCGATGGAAAATCCATTGATGATCTATTTTTTCATGTGCATAAACTTCAACAATTTACTGGAATGACTCCTTTACCTACCTTTGCACTTTATGATGTCATGCATAACCCTGATATTGATGTCTACCTATCTAAATTACAAAAGCATTTACAACAAACTTTTACCTTAAGTGAAATTCAAAATATCTAA
- a CDS encoding LysR family transcriptional regulator → MNLQQLRYFVELVNWNSLSKAAEALYISQPALSKQIKNLEQFLGLTLLNRTSKGIELTDDGERLFHKIKPILIELDSIVQEMSSRRKLRVGALISIGSYFFSSRANKENSYQYSIVFRSTTTELLHLLLNKELDAVIVQDVEQFLHLKSKLIFQEEYLVALSETNQLVEQKEVELLDLIEEKIFIPSSSCESSDLVQKIFKSCDINPKIYKEVQTDSLLNYVGEGQGIAFFPSIQAQKNTKKNIVFKKIKKKPLVRSFYLLTHSNKDTELMGQELTNLLNL, encoded by the coding sequence ATGAATTTACAACAATTACGGTACTTTGTTGAGTTGGTAAACTGGAATAGTTTGTCAAAGGCAGCTGAAGCGTTATATATATCACAACCAGCATTAAGCAAGCAAATAAAGAATTTAGAACAATTTTTGGGTTTAACATTATTAAATAGAACAAGTAAAGGAATAGAGTTAACAGATGATGGAGAACGTTTATTTCATAAAATCAAACCAATATTAATTGAACTTGATTCAATAGTGCAGGAGATGAGTAGCAGAAGAAAATTAAGAGTGGGTGCATTAATTTCTATTGGATCTTATTTCTTTTCTTCAAGAGCGAATAAGGAGAATTCTTATCAGTACTCAATTGTATTTAGAAGTACTACTACAGAATTATTACATTTACTTCTCAATAAAGAACTAGATGCAGTGATCGTACAAGATGTTGAACAGTTTCTGCACTTAAAAAGCAAGTTGATCTTCCAAGAAGAATATTTAGTTGCCTTATCAGAAACAAACCAATTAGTTGAACAAAAAGAGGTTGAATTATTAGATTTAATAGAAGAGAAGATCTTTATTCCATCTTCAAGTTGTGAGTCAAGTGATTTAGTACAAAAAATATTTAAGTCCTGTGACATCAACCCAAAAATCTACAAGGAGGTTCAAACTGATTCACTATTAAATTATGTAGGTGAGGGTCAAGGGATAGCATTTTTCCCTTCTATACAAGCTCAAAAAAATACCAAAAAAAATATTGTATTTAAAAAAATAAAAAAGAAACCTTTGGTTAGATCATTCTACTTATTGACACATTCAAACAAGGATACAGAGTTGATGGGTCAAGAACTAACTAATTTATTAAATTTGTGA
- a CDS encoding HAD family hydrolase: MIRTGKIEKRVPITVKVSHGMEANRQLTTVKLVAFDLDGTLIRKESVCEIIAKQMGHLDLMKEFEKYRKDEEIKSARQELIKIYQAETRENILGMLKYAQLAPDLYEGIELLHKNSISTALISITFEFAVEWFAEQLGIEYFVGTSYDSKGDINHFWPKDKEIWLRKLTSQLNISLDEVAAVGDSFGDVHMLNAVRHPYYVGDIIPISLDNSYHYNDGSILEIAEHIVSIK; this comes from the coding sequence ATGATACGTACTGGAAAAATTGAAAAACGTGTGCCTATTACAGTCAAGGTATCACATGGTATGGAGGCGAATAGACAATTGACTACAGTAAAATTGGTTGCATTTGACTTAGATGGCACATTAATAAGAAAAGAATCCGTTTGTGAGATTATTGCAAAACAAATGGGTCATTTGGACCTTATGAAGGAGTTTGAAAAATATAGAAAAGATGAAGAAATAAAAAGCGCTCGTCAGGAATTAATAAAAATTTATCAAGCAGAAACGAGAGAGAATATATTGGGTATGTTAAAATATGCTCAATTAGCTCCAGATTTATATGAAGGTATAGAACTTCTTCATAAAAATTCAATTTCAACAGCCCTTATATCTATTACTTTTGAATTTGCAGTAGAGTGGTTTGCTGAACAATTAGGAATAGAATATTTTGTAGGGACTTCCTACGACAGTAAAGGAGACATAAATCATTTTTGGCCAAAAGATAAAGAGATATGGTTAAGAAAATTAACAAGTCAGTTGAATATATCGTTAGATGAGGTGGCTGCAGTTGGCGATTCTTTTGGGGATGTGCATATGTTAAATGCAGTAAGGCATCCTTATTATGTAGGAGATATAATCCCAATATCACTGGATAATTCGTACCATTATAATGACGGTAGTATTTTGGAGATTGCTGAACATATTGTTAGTATAAAATAG